A part of Corvus cornix cornix isolate S_Up_H32 chromosome Z, ASM73873v5, whole genome shotgun sequence genomic DNA contains:
- the STOML2 gene encoding stomatin-like protein 2, mitochondrial, whose protein sequence is MLSRAGIRARPGLGLLQHSQQLKRAARLVPAPCRWNSGLPVNIGVLFVPQQEAWVVERMGKFHRILEPGLNFLIPLLDRIRYVQSLKEIVINVPEQSAVTLDNVTLQIDGVLYLRVMDPYKASYGVEDPEYAVTQLAQTTMRSELGKLSLDRVFRERESLNASIVDAINQASDCWGIRCLRYEIKDIHVPPRVKESMQMQVEAERRKRATVLESEGTRESAINVAEGQKQAQILASEAEKAEQINKAAGEANAMLVKARAKAEAIQLLAAALAQQHGNAAASLSVAEQYVNAFSKIAKDSNTVLLPANTGDVTNMVAQALGIYTTLTKPQAVKTQDGMPQTHEDSQSPALEVLKAEQGSSS, encoded by the exons cactcccagcagcTGAAGCGTGCGGCACGGCTGGTCCCAGCTCCGTGCCGCTGGAACTCCGGGCTGCCCGTGAACATCGGAGTGCTCTTTGTGCCGCAGCAGGAGGCCTGGGTGGTGGAGAGGATGGGCAAGTTCCACCGAATCCTCGAGCCT GGTTTGAACTTTCTCATCCCTCTCCTGGATCGGATTCGTTACGTCCAAAGTCTCAAAGAAATCGTCATTAATGTCCCAGAGCAGTCAGCTGTCACACTGG ATAATGTCACCTTGCAGATCGATGGTGTGCTCTACTTGCGGGTTATGGACCCCTACAAG GCCAGCTATGGGGTGGAAGATCCTGAGTATGCAGTGACCCAGCTGGCCCAGACCACCATGAGATCTGAACTTGGCAAACTCTCCCTTGACAGAGTCTTTCGG GAGCGGGAGTCCCTCAACGCCAGCATCGTGGATGCCATCAACCAGGCTTCAGACTGCTGGGGCATCCGGTGTCTGCGCTATGAGATAAAGGACATCCACGTGCCCCCACGCGTGAAGGAATCCATGCAGATGCAG GTGGAGGCAGAGCGACGGAAGCGGGCAACAGTGCTGGAGTCAGAGGGGACGAGGGAGTCAGCTATCAACGTGGCTGAAGGCCAGAAGCAGGCCCAGATCTTGGCATCAGAAGCTGAGAAGGCTGAACAAATCAACAAAGCTGCTG GAGAAGCCAATGCCATGCTGGTCAAGGCTAGGGCCAAGGCAGAGGCAattcagctcctggcagctgctctggcacagcag CACGGcaatgctgctgcctccctgtcGGTGGCAGAGCAGTACGTGAACGCTTTCTCCAAGATTGCCAAAGACTCCAACACTGTCCTGCTGCCCGCCAACACCGGCGATGTCACCAACATGGTCGCACAG GCCCTGGGGATCTACACCACACTGACCAAGCCACAAGCTGTGAAGACCCAAGATGGGATGCCCCAAACCCATGAGGACTCCCAATCTCCTGCCCTGGAGGTGCTGAAGGCAGAACAGGGCAGCTCCAGCTAA